In Holophagales bacterium, one DNA window encodes the following:
- a CDS encoding TonB family protein, with protein MIDSATSAMLETPRSAARRRTSMSLVLVVESEKLTIERVRDTLGAEGWQIEVADGHDAAVRAAAELRPRLVFVSAELPHAQDTAQVFSRARGGPGSVLLLPTTMVEQGERFGADEILVKPFTESQLRMLANRLGSGPANTRGAGDGGKTLTSREIFGDLLAEFEGEPAAKAAAAAPPATPVPTPAPAPKPTAAPATTPPRPAAARPSSSRDIDDLLSKTLSGLDVGRRTAPKPAAPKPVETPAPAPIAPAPPVVAEAPPARPVEAAPPAAPPVAAAPAPPPVAQPPAPVIAAPVETPAPVAAPAPIATPTPAPAPAPTPVPAPAPAPPAAAKPVDTPAPRPTPRRPTSEIDISALEELAKPKTRSGATAAAGKRPDAFATQRLEVPREPARPKSDEFGDYRLLERIAVGGMAEVWKARKRGVEGFQKTVAIKRILPHLTDSSDFVTMFIDEAKLAAQLDHNNIIHIYDLGKAGDDYYIAMEYVEGKDLRSILNQARQKAQPLPMGLALLVASRLASALDYAHRKKDFDGRELGLVHRDVSPQNVLISHEGEIKLCDFGIVKAVTKASKTQMGALKGKLQYMSPEQAWGRPVDARSDIFSLGSILFEMLTGRRLFAGESEMSVLESVREGRIQGPRDLDARLPLEVNALVLKALGKEPADRFASAGEMQREIEKILFALKPTPSQGDLAAYVGRLFDLLPASSAPPTVAAPSPATPRPAAAPPAASAAGAPAARTAPAVEAIAPLGESAPMESAGGSKGLLWGGIAAAAVIGIALFVFLGRGRTPAPPAEAPVPVATGLPSEATAPGGAPAAATTAGESNPIVAPTAVPAVERPTPTAGTAPAVPTPTPAARATATPAPTIAPTPEPATPAPALQTPEPTSVPVPTEPPVATPAPRNTEATPARASVQRGDLVAIGPGVISPVLVSIDKPQYPPIARRLKAQGEVVVSMLVDENGRVAEARLTRPYPQDVGFNEAAMAAARTATFRPATKEGVPVKVWFQLKIPFKL; from the coding sequence GTGATTGACTCGGCGACCTCGGCGATGTTAGAAACGCCACGTTCGGCTGCTCGCAGGAGAACCTCGATGTCGCTAGTCCTGGTGGTGGAGTCCGAGAAGCTTACCATCGAGCGCGTACGCGACACGCTCGGCGCGGAGGGTTGGCAGATCGAGGTCGCGGACGGACACGACGCGGCGGTTCGCGCCGCCGCCGAGCTGCGCCCACGGCTCGTCTTCGTGTCGGCGGAGCTGCCCCACGCCCAAGACACGGCTCAAGTCTTCTCTCGCGCGCGCGGCGGCCCGGGATCGGTGCTCTTGCTGCCCACGACGATGGTCGAGCAGGGAGAAAGGTTCGGCGCTGACGAAATCCTCGTCAAGCCGTTCACCGAAAGTCAGCTCCGCATGCTGGCCAACCGCCTCGGCTCCGGTCCGGCGAACACGCGCGGGGCGGGCGACGGCGGCAAGACGCTGACCTCGCGGGAGATCTTCGGCGATCTGCTCGCCGAGTTCGAGGGCGAACCGGCGGCCAAGGCCGCCGCGGCGGCACCGCCCGCCACGCCAGTGCCGACCCCCGCGCCGGCCCCGAAGCCGACGGCCGCGCCCGCGACGACGCCACCGCGCCCCGCCGCAGCCCGCCCGAGCAGCAGCAGAGACATCGACGATCTGCTCAGCAAGACGCTCTCCGGGCTCGACGTCGGTCGGCGCACCGCGCCGAAGCCTGCCGCGCCGAAGCCGGTCGAGACGCCGGCGCCCGCGCCGATCGCACCGGCGCCGCCGGTGGTCGCCGAAGCGCCTCCCGCCCGGCCCGTCGAGGCAGCTCCGCCGGCAGCTCCACCCGTCGCGGCCGCTCCGGCACCGCCGCCGGTCGCCCAACCGCCGGCGCCGGTGATCGCCGCGCCGGTCGAGACACCGGCACCGGTCGCGGCACCGGCACCGATTGCGACGCCGACACCCGCGCCAGCTCCGGCGCCGACCCCCGTGCCGGCGCCCGCTCCGGCGCCCCCGGCGGCGGCCAAGCCGGTCGACACGCCGGCGCCTCGGCCGACTCCACGGCGACCGACGAGCGAGATCGACATCTCCGCGCTCGAGGAGCTCGCCAAGCCGAAGACGCGCAGCGGCGCGACGGCAGCGGCCGGCAAGAGGCCCGACGCCTTCGCCACGCAGCGACTCGAGGTCCCGCGCGAGCCCGCGCGGCCGAAGAGCGACGAGTTCGGCGATTACCGCCTGCTCGAGCGCATCGCCGTCGGCGGCATGGCCGAGGTCTGGAAGGCGCGCAAGCGCGGCGTCGAGGGCTTCCAGAAGACGGTGGCGATCAAGCGGATCCTGCCGCACCTGACTGACAGCTCCGACTTCGTCACCATGTTCATCGACGAAGCGAAGCTCGCTGCCCAGCTCGATCACAACAACATCATCCACATCTACGACCTCGGCAAGGCCGGCGACGACTACTACATCGCGATGGAGTACGTCGAAGGCAAGGATCTGCGGTCGATCCTCAACCAGGCGCGCCAGAAGGCGCAGCCGCTGCCGATGGGTCTCGCCCTGCTGGTCGCCTCGCGGCTGGCGAGCGCCCTCGACTACGCGCACCGCAAGAAGGACTTCGACGGACGCGAGCTCGGCCTGGTGCACCGCGACGTGTCGCCGCAGAACGTCCTGATCAGCCACGAGGGCGAGATCAAGCTCTGCGACTTCGGCATCGTCAAGGCGGTCACCAAGGCGAGCAAGACGCAGATGGGCGCGCTCAAGGGCAAGCTCCAGTACATGTCGCCCGAGCAGGCCTGGGGCCGTCCGGTGGATGCGCGCTCCGACATCTTCTCGCTCGGCTCGATCCTCTTCGAGATGCTGACCGGCCGCCGGCTCTTCGCCGGCGAGAGCGAAATGTCGGTGCTCGAATCGGTACGCGAGGGCCGGATCCAGGGGCCGCGCGATCTCGACGCGCGATTGCCCCTCGAGGTCAACGCCCTGGTGCTCAAGGCGCTCGGCAAGGAGCCGGCCGATCGCTTCGCGAGCGCCGGCGAGATGCAGCGCGAAATCGAGAAGATCCTCTTCGCGCTCAAGCCGACGCCGTCGCAGGGCGACCTGGCCGCCTACGTCGGCCGCCTCTTCGATCTGCTCCCGGCGAGCTCGGCGCCGCCGACCGTCGCCGCACCGTCTCCTGCGACGCCACGTCCGGCTGCCGCGCCACCCGCTGCGTCGGCGGCCGGTGCACCCGCCGCCCGGACCGCCCCAGCGGTCGAAGCGATCGCTCCGCTCGGCGAGAGCGCACCGATGGAGAGCGCAGGCGGCTCGAAGGGCCTGCTCTGGGGCGGCATCGCTGCCGCCGCGGTGATCGGCATCGCACTGTTCGTCTTCCTCGGCCGGGGCCGCACGCCGGCTCCTCCTGCCGAGGCCCCGGTACCGGTCGCCACCGGCCTCCCGAGCGAGGCGACAGCGCCGGGTGGGGCGCCCGCCGCGGCCACCACCGCCGGCGAGAGCAACCCGATCGTCGCTCCGACCGCCGTGCCCGCGGTCGAGCGGCCGACCCCGACCGCGGGGACGGCACCTGCCGTTCCGACACCGACTCCGGCGGCGCGCGCCACCGCCACGCCGGCACCGACGATCGCGCCCACGCCGGAACCGGCAACGCCGGCTCCAGCGCTCCAGACTCCCGAGCCGACCTCCGTCCCGGTTCCCACCGAGCCGCCGGTCGCGACGCCGGCGCCGCGCAACACCGAGGCGACGCCGGCGCGGGCGTCCGTGCAGCGTGGAGACCTCGTCGCCATCGGCCCGGGCGTGATCTCACCCGTTCTTGTCTCGATCGACAAACCCCAGTATCCTCCGATCGCCCGACGGCTGAAAGCGCAAGGCGAGGTGGTCGTCTCGATGCTGGTGGACGAGAACGGGCGTGTGGCCGAGGCCCGGCTGACGCGGCCGTATCCCCAGGATGTCGGCTTCAACGAGGCGGCGATGGCGGCGGCGCGCACGGCGACGTTCCGACCGGCGACCAAGGAAGGCGTGCCGGTCAAGGTGTGGTTCCAGTTGAAGATTCCCTTTAAGCTCTGA
- the ruvC gene encoding crossover junction endodeoxyribonuclease RuvC, which produces MRVLGLDPGSRYTGYGLVEADGSRLRALAADRIVLSPALALPERLARLSVELDTLLDRFAPELVAIEKPFLGVSTSSLIVLAQARGVLLAGVARREIPVREYSPAEVKSALGSGRADKEQVARLVGLLLALDVSVLPADATDALAVALCCAQRRRSETLAPVAPRGVAGGVRNALTRRGRRASVIARRP; this is translated from the coding sequence GTGAGAGTCCTGGGGCTCGATCCGGGAAGCCGGTATACCGGCTACGGTCTCGTCGAAGCCGACGGGTCGCGCCTGCGGGCGCTCGCCGCCGACCGCATCGTCCTCTCGCCCGCGCTCGCCCTGCCCGAACGCCTGGCGCGGCTCTCCGTGGAGCTCGACACGCTGCTCGATCGTTTCGCTCCGGAGCTGGTGGCGATCGAGAAGCCGTTTCTCGGCGTGAGCACGAGCTCGCTCATCGTCCTGGCCCAGGCGCGAGGGGTGCTGCTGGCGGGTGTGGCACGGCGGGAGATTCCAGTGCGCGAATACTCGCCCGCCGAGGTGAAGTCCGCGCTCGGCAGTGGGCGCGCGGACAAGGAACAGGTGGCGCGTCTGGTCGGGCTGCTGCTCGCTCTCGACGTGTCGGTGCTGCCGGCGGACGCGACGGACGCGCTGGCCGTGGCCCTCTGTTGCGCGCAGCGCCGGCGGTCGGAAACCCTTGCTCCCGTTGCTCCCAGGGGCGTCGCCGGGGGCGTGCGAAACGCGTTGACCCGTCGCGGCAGGCGTGCTAGCGTGATCGCTCGCCGTCCCTGA
- a CDS encoding DUF4388 domain-containing protein encodes MAFQGSLKELPLPDIIQLVAVGGKTGAFQLRNEGDAGQIFLRKGQIVHAQVGTLSGEEAVYELAIWRQGDFVFTPGSETDVVTIERSNTNLLMEAARRIDEWQVLSKKIPSTRLVPVFTTQGASTSVSFTPQEWALICRIDERRTIDEIAASRGLSAFEICKVLYGLLTSGLVALREDLRRFQVDRLQQMSAEDLGRVADAIFRGAQQILGGSDRAGELDGLARQTRAEMESGRRVDAVLDLIRAGEKVISSALGPNQARGFLDRVAQLLTGR; translated from the coding sequence GTGGCATTCCAAGGTTCGCTCAAAGAGCTTCCGCTTCCCGACATCATTCAACTGGTGGCGGTCGGCGGGAAGACGGGAGCATTCCAACTTCGCAACGAGGGCGACGCCGGCCAGATCTTCCTGCGCAAGGGCCAGATCGTCCACGCCCAGGTCGGCACGCTCTCCGGTGAAGAGGCGGTCTACGAGCTGGCGATCTGGCGCCAGGGCGACTTCGTCTTCACGCCGGGCTCCGAGACCGACGTCGTCACCATCGAGCGCTCGAACACCAACCTCCTGATGGAGGCGGCACGGCGCATCGACGAGTGGCAGGTGCTGTCGAAGAAGATCCCGTCGACTCGCCTGGTGCCGGTCTTCACGACCCAGGGCGCCAGCACCTCGGTCTCCTTCACGCCGCAGGAGTGGGCGCTCATCTGTCGCATCGACGAGCGCCGGACGATCGACGAGATCGCCGCCAGCCGCGGGCTGTCCGCCTTCGAGATCTGCAAGGTGCTCTACGGCCTGCTGACCTCCGGCCTGGTCGCGCTGCGTGAAGACCTGCGGCGTTTCCAAGTCGATCGGCTGCAGCAGATGTCGGCCGAGGATCTCGGGCGCGTCGCCGACGCGATCTTTCGCGGTGCGCAACAGATCCTCGGCGGGAGTGATCGCGCCGGGGAGCTCGATGGCCTGGCGCGCCAGACTCGCGCCGAGATGGAGTCGGGGCGCCGGGTCGACGCCGTGCTCGACCTGATCCGCGCCGGCGAGAAGGTCATCTCCTCGGCGCTCGGTCCGAATCAGGCGCGCGGCTTCCTCGACCGCGTGGCGCAACTCCTCACCGGGCGCTGA
- the ftsE gene encoding cell division ATP-binding protein FtsE → MIRFFSVSRRYPGGQSALEDLSFEIPKGQFVFLTGASGAGKTTLLRLLFREDLPTSGQILVHGRNVAALPARKIPFLRRRMGIVFQDFRLIDRRTVFENVAYLPRILGLDLPRQKRLAVEALRRVGLAHRLSAFPRELSGGEQQRVAIARALINDPELLLADEPTGNLDAELSQQIVRLLIDCHRRGTTVVMATHDRELIRQVGQRVLTLDRGRLVRDEVLPPGDLLSAPASGPRESEAST, encoded by the coding sequence ATGATCCGCTTCTTCTCGGTCAGCCGGCGCTACCCGGGTGGGCAGTCGGCGCTCGAGGATCTCTCCTTCGAAATCCCCAAAGGACAGTTCGTCTTTCTCACCGGCGCGAGCGGTGCGGGCAAGACCACCCTGCTGCGTCTGCTCTTTCGCGAGGACCTCCCGACCTCCGGCCAGATCCTCGTCCACGGACGCAACGTCGCGGCACTGCCGGCGCGCAAGATCCCCTTCCTGCGCCGGCGGATGGGGATCGTCTTCCAGGACTTCCGCCTGATCGATCGCCGCACCGTGTTCGAGAACGTCGCCTACCTGCCGCGCATTCTCGGCCTCGACCTGCCACGGCAGAAGCGGCTCGCGGTCGAGGCGCTGCGCCGCGTCGGCCTCGCCCACCGCCTCTCGGCGTTCCCGCGCGAGCTCTCCGGCGGCGAGCAGCAGCGGGTGGCGATCGCCCGGGCCCTGATCAACGATCCCGAGCTGCTCCTCGCCGACGAACCGACCGGCAATCTCGACGCCGAGCTCTCGCAGCAGATCGTCCGACTCCTGATCGACTGTCACCGTCGCGGGACGACCGTCGTCATGGCGACGCACGATCGCGAGCTCATCCGCCAGGTCGGACAGCGCGTCCTCACGCTCGATCGCGGCCGGCTGGTGCGCGACGAGGTGCTCCCGCCGGGCGATCTGCTGAGCGCTCCGGCGAGCGGACCGCGCGAGAGCGAGGCATCGACGTGA
- the pgeF gene encoding peptidoglycan editing factor PgeF, which produces MPSPARVVLSAPGQKNACGHGWSDSASGAEVRFLGRGAPPQTPLAELVAPGLAEGVRPSWLRQVHGAAVLEAQPGLCGSGDALTCVGEDLALVVVTADCVPVLLAGGRRIAAVHAGWRGIVAGVVSASVSQFAPRVEWLTAWIGPAIGACCYEVGEEVAGQVERAAHGAECVLRRLPRPHLDLRAAVEAQLAAAGVDEIRHLDLCTRCHPDLLWSYRRDGPRAGRNLAWIVRPPADAAGCADRHAETPTRS; this is translated from the coding sequence ATGCCTAGCCCTGCCCGCGTCGTCCTCTCTGCGCCAGGCCAGAAGAACGCCTGTGGTCACGGATGGAGCGACTCGGCGAGCGGTGCGGAAGTTCGCTTCCTCGGTCGCGGTGCCCCGCCGCAGACGCCGCTCGCCGAGCTCGTCGCTCCCGGTCTCGCCGAAGGGGTCCGGCCGAGCTGGCTGCGTCAGGTGCATGGTGCCGCCGTGCTCGAAGCGCAGCCGGGGCTCTGCGGCAGCGGCGATGCGCTGACGTGCGTTGGCGAGGATCTGGCCCTCGTCGTCGTCACCGCCGACTGCGTGCCGGTGTTGCTCGCCGGCGGCCGCCGCATCGCGGCCGTTCACGCGGGATGGCGGGGAATCGTCGCCGGTGTCGTCAGCGCCAGCGTGTCGCAATTCGCGCCGCGGGTAGAGTGGCTCACCGCGTGGATCGGGCCGGCGATCGGTGCCTGCTGCTACGAAGTGGGAGAAGAGGTCGCCGGGCAGGTCGAGCGGGCCGCGCACGGTGCCGAGTGCGTGCTCCGTCGCCTCCCGCGACCGCACCTCGACCTGCGCGCCGCGGTCGAGGCGCAGCTCGCGGCGGCCGGCGTCGACGAGATCCGGCACCTCGATCTCTGCACGCGGTGCCATCCCGACCTGTTGTGGAGCTATCGCCGCGATGGACCGCGCGCCGGCCGGAATCTCGCGTGGATCGTTCGCCCGCCGGCGGACGCGGCCGGCTGCGCCGACCGGCACGCCGAAACGCCGACTAGAAGCTGA
- the rlmN gene encoding 23S rRNA (adenine(2503)-C(2))-methyltransferase RlmN, which yields MSTLPPPSPDSRRDLLGASLAEIAAALVPLGEPRYRARQLWEAIHRRGVIDLAAMTELPLGLRERLQSSFVLALPEIAERHRSADGTCKLLLRLRDGASIEAVDIPDRERRTICLSSQAGCALACRFCVTGYWGAGRDLSAGEILGQVWAICPPGPERNERLNLVFMGMGEPLLNLVALRTALELLAETIPWRRMTVSTAGIVPGIDALATWPARPNLAVSLHAPDDARREQLMPINRNYPLGELFAALRRYPLEPRRRITFEYLLIDRFNDRPSDADALAARLRGLKAKVNLIPLNPDPVLPAEWRPPQPATVEEFQHRLMRHGLTATVRRRRGDAVSAACGQLRAFGRPPRGFRRSQLSF from the coding sequence GTGAGCACCCTTCCGCCTCCCTCGCCCGACTCCCGGCGCGACCTGCTCGGCGCCTCGCTTGCCGAGATTGCCGCGGCGCTCGTGCCGCTCGGCGAACCGCGGTATCGGGCTCGTCAGCTCTGGGAAGCGATTCACCGCCGGGGCGTGATCGATCTTGCCGCCATGACCGAGCTGCCGCTCGGGCTGCGCGAGCGCCTGCAGTCGAGCTTCGTCCTCGCCTTGCCCGAGATCGCCGAACGCCACCGCTCGGCCGACGGAACATGCAAGCTCCTGCTGCGACTGCGCGACGGCGCTTCGATCGAGGCGGTCGACATTCCCGATCGCGAGCGGCGGACGATCTGTCTCTCGAGTCAGGCCGGTTGTGCGCTCGCCTGTCGCTTCTGCGTCACCGGCTACTGGGGCGCCGGACGCGATCTCTCGGCGGGCGAGATCCTCGGCCAGGTCTGGGCGATCTGTCCCCCCGGACCGGAGCGCAACGAGCGCCTGAACCTTGTCTTCATGGGCATGGGTGAGCCGCTGCTCAACCTCGTCGCCCTGCGAACCGCCCTCGAGCTGCTCGCCGAGACGATCCCCTGGCGGCGCATGACCGTGTCCACCGCCGGGATCGTCCCGGGCATCGACGCGCTCGCCACCTGGCCGGCACGGCCGAACCTCGCCGTCTCGCTCCACGCACCCGACGACGCGCGGCGCGAACAGCTCATGCCGATCAATCGCAACTACCCGCTCGGCGAGCTCTTCGCCGCGCTGCGCCGCTATCCACTCGAACCGCGACGCCGGATCACCTTCGAGTACCTGTTGATCGATCGGTTCAATGATCGCCCGAGCGACGCCGATGCGCTCGCCGCGCGCCTGCGCGGACTGAAGGCGAAGGTCAATCTCATCCCGCTCAACCCCGACCCGGTCCTGCCCGCCGAGTGGCGCCCACCGCAGCCCGCGACGGTCGAGGAGTTCCAGCATCGACTGATGCGGCACGGCCTGACGGCCACCGTGCGACGTCGACGGGGCGATGCGGTGAGCGCGGCCTGCGGTCAGCTCCGCGCCTTCGGGCGCCCGCCGCGCGGCTTCCGCCGCAGCCAGCTCAGCTTCTAG
- a CDS encoding phosphotransferase, which produces MQPPAQEPAAAPWSDPNLEAWLAKAGSDPSTLDPLPGDVSPRRYARLADGRGGSAIVAAYPADILPVLERFVASTTLLAGAGVRVPRILAVESQRGWVLQEDLGRETLYDWRERSWSELSPWLDAAAQTVATIASLPLAAVSALGSPPLDTALLIRELEVTFDVLLRPRCLVEPAEESAVRAVLVTLCDRLGAGTPVACHRDFMARNLVPLAGGVVGVLDHQDLRSGPRGYDLASLANDSLFVPAPIAGRWLDRSQVTAEDRLDYHRAATQRGLKAAGTFARFAQRGVPRHLPLVRPTLLRALEHLAETPEGGGLAADLAPRWERMLAEGLC; this is translated from the coding sequence ATGCAGCCGCCAGCGCAAGAGCCCGCCGCCGCTCCCTGGAGCGACCCGAATCTGGAGGCTTGGCTGGCGAAGGCGGGCAGCGATCCGTCGACGCTCGATCCGCTGCCCGGAGACGTTTCGCCCCGTCGTTATGCCCGCCTCGCCGATGGGCGCGGCGGCTCGGCGATCGTCGCGGCCTACCCGGCCGACATCCTGCCGGTTCTCGAACGCTTCGTGGCGAGCACGACCCTGCTCGCCGGCGCCGGTGTGCGTGTGCCGCGAATCCTCGCCGTGGAGTCGCAGCGGGGCTGGGTCCTGCAGGAGGACCTGGGCCGCGAGACGCTCTACGACTGGCGCGAGCGCTCGTGGAGCGAGCTCTCGCCGTGGCTCGATGCGGCAGCGCAAACCGTGGCGACGATCGCGAGCCTGCCGCTCGCCGCGGTGTCGGCTCTCGGTTCGCCGCCGTTGGACACGGCGCTGCTGATCCGGGAGCTCGAGGTCACGTTCGACGTGCTACTGAGGCCCCGGTGTCTCGTCGAGCCGGCGGAAGAAAGCGCGGTGCGTGCGGTGCTCGTGACGCTCTGTGATCGCCTGGGTGCCGGGACGCCGGTGGCTTGCCATCGCGACTTCATGGCGAGAAACCTCGTCCCGCTCGCCGGAGGCGTCGTCGGGGTGCTCGATCATCAGGATCTGCGCTCCGGTCCGCGGGGCTACGACCTCGCCTCGCTCGCCAACGACAGTTTGTTCGTCCCGGCACCGATCGCCGGTCGCTGGCTCGACCGGTCGCAGGTCACGGCGGAGGACCGGCTCGACTATCACCGCGCGGCGACGCAGCGCGGTCTGAAAGCCGCCGGGACGTTCGCGCGTTTCGCCCAGCGCGGGGTTCCCCGGCACCTGCCGCTCGTGCGACCGACCCTGCTGCGCGCGCTCGAGCACCTGGCGGAGACACCGGAAGGCGGAGGGTTGGCGGCGGATCTCGCCCCACGCTGGGAGCGGATGCTCGCCGAGGGCCTCTGCTAG
- the tatA gene encoding twin-arginine translocase TatA/TatE family subunit, which yields MPNLGVPELLVILVIVVIIFGSSKLPQLGKGIGEGIRNFRKGMRGDDESDDKSSGGSSASRQ from the coding sequence ATGCCGAATCTCGGCGTCCCGGAGTTGCTCGTCATCTTGGTCATCGTCGTCATCATCTTCGGCTCGTCGAAGCTGCCGCAGCTCGGCAAGGGGATCGGCGAGGGGATCCGCAATTTCCGCAAGGGCATGCGCGGCGACGACGAGAGCGACGACAAGTCCTCCGGCGGCAGCTCCGCCTCCCGCCAGTAG
- a CDS encoding LysM peptidoglycan-binding domain-containing protein has product MSIRLLRSAILAALALAPALTPLLAADQPPGNLHWTGDHWTAWELPAAAPEGAKVHVVKPGDTFWALAKQNLGNPYLWPQLWEKNQYVLDAHWIYPGDPLLLDVAVQPAADAATTAEATPTGDTGAEAGATTPAEPIAVTAAEAPVEDPLAGMLAPAAGGAPTPLGYEDDIYCSGYIGDEEQTFSFTLTGSEYESLSPALQRKPGKRTEGVFGAIDTVKYRLDLGDIVYLDGGRAAGLEPGAELTAVAPANKVRHPLTRKVVGTLYEYLGRVRVLSVQESSAIAEIVHSCAGMTVGARLVPFEPEPVPLARRTGLRPINDPSPAESLKEAPTILWAHQGAVSIAQDQLVFVDRGSEENVSPGDLFTIYRENREGFPPVVLGELAVLSVRRHTAIARVLESRFPIYVGDRLEVK; this is encoded by the coding sequence ATGTCGATTCGGCTGCTTCGCTCCGCGATTCTCGCCGCTCTGGCGCTCGCCCCGGCCCTGACTCCGCTCCTCGCAGCGGATCAGCCTCCGGGCAACTTGCATTGGACCGGAGATCACTGGACGGCCTGGGAGCTCCCGGCCGCGGCACCCGAGGGTGCCAAAGTCCATGTCGTGAAACCCGGCGACACGTTCTGGGCGCTGGCCAAGCAGAACCTCGGCAACCCCTACCTCTGGCCCCAGCTCTGGGAGAAGAACCAGTACGTCCTCGACGCCCACTGGATCTACCCGGGAGATCCGCTGCTGCTCGATGTCGCGGTTCAGCCCGCGGCCGACGCGGCGACGACGGCCGAGGCGACGCCAACCGGGGACACCGGCGCCGAGGCCGGCGCCACCACCCCGGCCGAGCCGATCGCGGTGACCGCTGCCGAGGCGCCCGTCGAGGATCCCCTGGCCGGGATGCTCGCTCCGGCCGCCGGCGGCGCGCCGACACCCCTCGGCTACGAGGACGACATCTACTGCTCCGGCTACATCGGTGACGAGGAGCAGACCTTCTCCTTCACGCTCACCGGTTCCGAGTACGAGTCGCTTTCGCCGGCGCTCCAGCGCAAGCCCGGCAAGCGCACCGAAGGGGTCTTCGGCGCCATCGACACGGTCAAGTACCGGCTCGACCTCGGCGACATCGTCTACCTCGACGGCGGTCGTGCCGCCGGCCTCGAGCCCGGCGCCGAGCTGACCGCCGTGGCGCCGGCGAACAAGGTGCGCCACCCGCTGACCCGCAAGGTCGTCGGCACGCTCTACGAGTACCTCGGCCGGGTGCGAGTCCTCTCGGTCCAGGAGTCGAGCGCGATCGCCGAGATCGTCCACTCCTGTGCCGGCATGACGGTCGGTGCCCGCCTGGTACCGTTCGAGCCCGAGCCGGTCCCGCTGGCGCGTCGCACCGGACTTCGTCCGATCAACGACCCGTCGCCGGCCGAGAGCCTCAAGGAGGCTCCGACGATCCTCTGGGCGCACCAGGGCGCCGTGTCGATCGCCCAGGACCAGCTGGTCTTCGTCGACCGCGGCTCGGAGGAGAACGTCAGCCCGGGCGATCTCTTCACCATCTATCGCGAGAACCGGGAGGGCTTCCCGCCGGTCGTCCTCGGCGAGCTCGCCGTGCTCTCGGTGCGACGCCACACGGCGATCGCTCGCGTGCTGGAGTCGCGGTTCCCGATCTACGTCGGCGACCGGCTGGAAGTGAAGTAA
- the ybgF gene encoding tol-pal system protein YbgF encodes MKNRGGRTLFALTTAGALLAGCGSLSLGGPRRARPDLVDLADRVRALEAKVAAQELEIQKLRAGSPPAPNAVSRPAAAAAPTPGGVRTTATSPPPPPEPRIPPAGAVESSDIEDLALTPPGDQALESAEIPRAEQEAYDAAAALYRAGQSSEAEAAFQRFLAAHPDGSLADNALFWIGAARLGRKEIAGAEEAFRRVVELYPEGNKVPDALLKLGVCRELAGDPAGAAAVLRTLIERFPGSEAATLATRRSSHSAP; translated from the coding sequence ATGAAGAACCGCGGCGGAAGGACCCTCTTCGCGCTCACCACGGCGGGCGCGCTGCTCGCGGGCTGCGGCTCGCTGTCGCTCGGCGGCCCCCGCCGCGCCCGCCCCGATCTGGTCGACCTGGCCGATCGAGTGCGCGCGCTCGAGGCCAAAGTGGCCGCCCAGGAGCTCGAGATCCAGAAGCTGCGCGCCGGTTCGCCCCCGGCCCCGAACGCCGTTTCGCGACCGGCGGCCGCGGCGGCCCCGACGCCCGGCGGTGTGCGCACGACCGCGACCTCGCCGCCTCCGCCGCCGGAGCCTCGGATTCCGCCCGCGGGCGCCGTCGAGAGCTCCGACATCGAGGATCTCGCTCTCACCCCGCCCGGCGATCAGGCGCTCGAGTCGGCCGAGATCCCGCGCGCCGAACAGGAGGCCTACGACGCGGCGGCGGCGCTCTACCGCGCCGGCCAGTCGAGCGAAGCCGAGGCCGCATTCCAGCGCTTCCTCGCCGCGCACCCGGACGGCTCGCTTGCCGACAACGCGCTCTTCTGGATCGGCGCCGCACGGCTCGGGCGCAAGGAGATCGCCGGTGCCGAGGAGGCCTTCCGGCGGGTCGTCGAGCTCTATCCCGAAGGCAACAAGGTCCCGGACGCGCTGCTCAAGCTCGGCGTCTGTCGCGAGCTCGCTGGCGATCCGGCCGGCGCCGCGGCGGTCCTGCGGACCCTGATCGAACGTTTCCCCGGCAGCGAAGCCGCCACCCTGGCGACCCGCCGCTCGTCGCACTCCGCACCGTGA